The sequence below is a genomic window from Coffea arabica cultivar ET-39 chromosome 8e, Coffea Arabica ET-39 HiFi, whole genome shotgun sequence.
CTATGCTCAATTCATACTCAACAATAAACAACCTCAATCAGATTTTCTAAACAAAGTTCAGGACCATGGGGCTAGGATGGAATCAGTGAGCAAATTTGAGTTGAACTGTCAAGCTTAACAGCTATACAATCATAACAAGCTCAGGCTTATAACATCAACTAGAATTTATACGATCATAACAAGCTCAGGCCTATAACATCAACTAGACTTTCTGTATAGATGCACGAACAGAACATGTTGTGCCTGCAAGGCTTGACCTCCAAAATGGCAAGTTGAACCCTAATAACTGCCAAAGCTCAGGATGCCTATAGGCTTCAGATTGTGTCAGTGCCCACAAGACACTGACCAAATTTGCTACTAAACAAGCTTACCCACTATACTATTTAATTCGTTCAAAATGGTTTGCTCCGAGATTTAACCATTCTTTCTTAATTTTAAATGCAACAGGCATGGATGTGTCAAGGTATGTGCATAGGACAGAAGCACAACACTACATCCAGAGTTACAACTTACATCATCTACATAAAAGTCAACATCAGCATTGGAGCTGATCTTTCCATCAGAATCAACAGCGTGTGTTTTGTGCTTGTATGTCAACAAAATTGTCCTGCACACCATTAACTTCAAACAGTAAGAAAATcaacttttaaaaataaggaaaagaaacaTATAAGTTTtgaacaaggaaaagaaacataTAAGTTTTGTCCCTGACCTTAAAGTAGGTTCATCCACTTCCAGGTAAGTAGCAAGCTTGCCCATGGAGATCGTTGAGTAAACTTTTAAAAATGTTCGAACACCTGATAATAATTGTTGCTGTTTCACTTCATAAAGAAACAGCTTCAACTGAAGCCTATAGGCATCCTGAGATTTAGAAataaacaaatggatgatagaTGCCAATAATTCACAATATTAACAGCACATGCATAATGCTTAAGCTGTCTAAGAACAGCCTAAAATTAATAGGTCAACCAAGAAACTACAAGACagactatttttttttgggactgCCCATCCCACAGATCACCGTTTCTGGCACGTGAAATGACATAAAACTTTCAAATATGTTTCAACAAACATGAACAGTGGTCAAAATTACACCGACCACCATATATCAGACCATGGTATTGCTAACAATTGCAACGTTCAAAGGAACACCATCAGGTGTTACTAGATACTTAAGATAACAAAGGCATGAGGAATTCACATGCTTTTTTTGTTGCACTCATTCAAGACTGTGTCTGCTTCTGtgtctcccccccccccctcaaAGTTCTCCTTTTGGAGAGCCTGCTGCTGATTAAAGCACAGAAGATTGCCAGTCCATTGATTGCAGGCTTATTTAAGTACGATAAGGGACAATCATACCTGATTGTAGTTTACAAGAGGCTCCTCAAAACTAGGAGCAGATGGAGTGATGAACTTGGGACATGCATAGGAGAAAAGCTCATCATATAGTGCAAACGCCTCATCGTCAAATCTCTGCATTCTCAACATTTTTTCACCATATTTCTCACGTAATTGGGAGTTCACAGTCTCCTCAACAAGCTTCACTTGAGGGCAAAGGGATAAAGAAATAGCCAGCAAGGCATACATCTGCTCATTCTTCTTCAGTATCTGCTCATATTGTGGGGATTTCTGGTGATATTGCTTAGTCTTATAAATATATAACAGAATTTTGTTGAACTCTCTAATGGCATCCACATATCTGTCAACAAAGGAAGAACAAAATTTATTAACTAaattaacaacaaaaaaaattttccccaaAACAGCAAACAAATGTATCTATCTAGATTATCATAGAAATGAGCAGCAAAGCAATCACTTGTTGACTGTAAAATGGAAGATGATTGTTCATcacatcaaaatttttaaggGTTTCATCACAAATTCAAACTTCTCTTCACATCACTGAAGTACTTTCAAGTTCAGCCTATATCAGGCAGACCTTTTTTTTACACACAAAATCAAACCTCACAAAGAAAAGAAGTAAGGAGCAGAAGCAGCACTTAGATGCCAGCTAGAACCCTGCGCCATTGAAGACTTATGATGCTGAAAAGAAATGGCACAATTATAGGAAAACATTTATTATAGACTGACAAAAGCGAAGCAGTATAATCTCCTATGTGCTTGGTAATACAGCAGAAGATGATAACGCTCTTTCCCAACAAGCATTTTTCAACTGTACTATTTCTATCATTCAGTGAAAATCTACTAACAAAATGATACGTGGAGAGGgggaactttaaaaaaaaaatgcttcttCTAGACTAGATATTAAAAATATTCTCCAAATAACAACTTTTCAATGTAGCCCAGTTCAATATTACCTAAACAAGTTcagcaacaaaacaaaaaataatgatTGGAAATATGAGGCAATACAGACAAATCACAGTTTGACAATTTATATTTCTGAAACATATTAAAGAATTAGATAAGCAGCTTGAACGAGAAGCAACATATTTGGTTTGAGTCATGGGACCAGCATACCTCCTCAGCATAAGATTGGCAAACCCGTAATGATATATTGTGGCAATGTGACTTCCAATTACGCTGGTGTATACACCTTGTTGACTTAAATCAATTGGAAGTAAGCACTTTAGGCCAGTGTGATAATCGCCCAGCAAACAGTGAACTCTAAGCAAACCTATCATGCTAAAGTACCCCAAGACCTTCAAAACATTGCTTCCACCATTGTAATCATATCCATCAGTAGCAGTAAACTGTTCAAGCCCTTCCTTCTCTTGCTCCAGGATTTGAATAATCATAGATTTCTccacaagagcttgcaagaagttAAGAACACCATAGACGTTCCATGCCTGAAAGAAAGAAATGTTAACATCAGGGGGTAAACAGTTTGACTTCCCAATGCAAATACCATTATCTCTAACATCATATGTAAACATAAAATCTATaaatttcaggaaaaaaaaaagtaacatctTAAATAGAAGCACAAGGTGACTTTATCATGGTGATGATTTATTAGTTATCTTTAAAAAAATCCAGATTGTACcacaaacacaaaaataaatatataacaGGATTATACATGAAAAGTACCAAAGAAAGGGGGGCTCTACCGTTATGAAATGTTCTAAagataaaaacaacaaaaaactgATAATTCGACAAGTAGTTTCTTCCCACCATTTTCATTTAGAAAGGAATTGTTACTGAAGGATAATGACAATACAACATCCTGTAAAACCTAAGTGAAAATGATTGCCAGGTCATATAACAAGAATTAAGAAAACAGACTTGCAAGTAAcaataaagaaacaaattaaaccCACTACTACTATTTTTTTAGATGTGTATGATTCTGGAATAACATCTTGTCATGGGAGATAAAGAAATCAGGAATTAGTTAGCCACACCTGATCAAACTGCTTCAGAAGCGCAATCTCCTGCTCTGTCTTGTTCTTCATCTTTGCCCGATATTGACAGAATGACTGAAACTGGTAGACAAACTCATCCACCATATCCCACAACCACTGGTTTGGCAATTGCATATTCACCACCCCATGCAATACCACCTACATGCATCCCATCcaaaatttacacaaatttcgtCACATTTAGCTGAAATAACTTATAAAAAAATCACGCAGCCCCACCTCAGGCCCATAAACAACATAGAAACGAAATCTTAAATATTTTAAGATTTCAATCCAATACTTTGAAATAATCAAATCAATAATCATAATTAACCCAAACTGAACCAAAAAAGTTATACAAGAGGCGAATCAACAACGAAAGTGTATTAAGCTAaaatttacaaaccaaaaaaaaaagcttttttCCGAATGAGGAAATCTGACCTGGAAGAGGCTGCAGTAATTATCCCAAGAATCAATCCTCTGCTTGAGAGTAGGGGAGAGTCTAGCATAAAGGTGCCGGAACCACATTTCACGGTAGAGAAGGCAGAAAACGTGGTCGTTATCAACGAAAGGCGCGACGGCGTCGACGGAGGGCCAGGGGACGTCTTTGAACATACGTTCGCTTAGGGTTTGGAAAGAGTTCTCGTACATCTGGTGAATCTCGTAGACATTCTTCTCTCTAATGTGCCTGTATAGATGGACTACGAAGGATTTTACCGGGTCCGGCACGAAGCTCGGGTCGTAACTCAGTGAGTCTGGTCCGGATTGCTGCTGGTGCCCGTCTTCGTAATCGTACGGCATCGCCATGGTTTGGTTGGGAAGCTTGTGTGTTTGTATGTGATAGACAAGAGAGACTAGGGTTTATCGGAAAGTCGGGGGTTAGAttttgatgaagaagaaagtgaAGATGGGGCCATGGAGGGTAGCTTTTGGTGTAGAAGGACGATGTTGTTAAACCGAGAAGAAGAGCCCAATGGGCTCCAATTGGGCTTCCATGGGAAACGGAAAGTGGCGGAATAAGGATCGTTACCTATGGGCCTAAAACAGGAGATACTGATCGTCTGCCCTGCTTCTTGTGTACCCAGAAACCAAGGACGCTAAGAAACTTCAGAGCCTAAATCTCAGCCCGTTTGTCGCGTGTTGGGAAAATAAATACAACTGTTCATTTGGCAAAATTGAAATAACCTCTTTGGCATACAAGTTTTCGGCCAAGATCTTccacaagttttttaaaaatttgatataataacctcaaaaaattcttcaaaatttttaaattatacatttcaaaatatttaaaaatttacacacttcaaaaaattttcctaCAACTTCTTTAGTAAATTGCAGTAAAATTTCAgacaaatatccaaaaaatttatttgccCAATGCgagcattattattatttttttctttagatAGGAGGTATTGAATTTagaactttttttctttttcctttttgtatgcAGGTGTGCCTTCCAAGTTGGGCAAACTGGAAAGTTCTAGAAAGTAACAATTTTGGTCATTGTCGACAGAAAATAGCAAACAAGTTTCATCCTTAAAAACTATCTAGGTAACAGGTAAGCTGCCTGAGGCAAGAAATTCAGAGAGTTGCAGTATGAACCTCGAATTCGGCAACATTGACCTTCCTGCACTTAGGCCACTGTCCCATTGAAGAGAAGCATCATATGGTAGAAGTACAAAAACCTCAACATCATGATACTGACATGAGAAAACTACCAGTTTGCAAAGCTGTTATCAGTTCTAACCTCTAAATACCATTTAGCCTTGCAACTCTGGCATTCCAGAATGCCAGGGGCACACTATCCATTATAATTGCCAAGTTAGAGCTGATTCAGCCCTAAACAGAAGCCTAGCACTGCTAACACAGCTGCACATTAAAACACATGCTTTCTTTCTGTATATTCAAAGCAAGTAGGTCTGTACAACTTTGCTAATTTTGTACACAACTATGGGTATTACCAAAAAACCGACTACTTTAGCAGCATGACAACCTCGTGTCAACATTGATGCTGTACCATTAGCTTGAGCACATCATCCAGGAAAAAGACTAGGATTCCCATGATGCTCAATCAGTGCCAAAATTTCCAGGCACATGCTGGATAGTGGCCAAGTTAAAATGGTGTTAGTAAAAGATCATCTTTACACTCTTTGCCGGGCAGAATTGGTCCTTGACAAATTTGGAACTTCCTGATAGTCATCAGGTTCATCTTCCTCATCAGATGATAATAAAGATGGGCCCATCCACGCCTTAAAACCTTCATTGACACGTCTCTCCACTTCAGGTGTGACTTCAAGTGGGTGTGCTTCAAGCATTTCTACACCAAGATTCTGCCCCGTAAAATTACTTTCATCAAGAACTGCAGCAGCTTTTCTCCTTAAAAAGAATGCAGTTCCCCCATATAAAATGACAAGCCCCCAAGATGCAGTCTCATAGCACCAAAACAAGGGCACAGAGCATCTGCTCCCCAGCGTAAGAAGGGTTGAACCAAGAAACAGAGCAAGGAGACCAAAAATGATTGCAAATGCAAGATTTAAAATGGACAGACAGCGCACTCCACCTGTAAATGGAAAGCAGAGAAATTACAGGACACAATCAAGTTGGAATGGATAAGCAAAGCTGCCTTATCTAGTAAACTAACAAGATAGAAATAGCCACGCTACTTCAGATACACACAAGTAgtacaaaaaagaaaacaactatTCCACTAGCTTGATGAGGCTTACTTTTGTCACCCAATCTAGCCAGTCTAATCACAGACAATGGTCCATGTGAGTGTAATTTTTAATATGGAGAAAAGTAATCTGGTAAAGAGACAGGCTTATGCCAATGTTAGGTGACATGAACATTTGTTGGCACAAAAATCAGCATCTCCACTGTCAGTATAGCAATCATAAACCGAGCTGAAAGCAATGCAGCAAATCATACAAAGAGAGCACAAAAATGATATTTTACAGTTTAAGATTCAGACTCATGCTGAAATAAACATCagccaaaaaattaaataaaacaaaaaaattagatGCACAGAGAAGAGGGACGATAACGGCAGGAATATTGAACTGCAAAGCACAACGGGgatacaaaagaaaagaggaaagaaGTTTAACATTTGAATCATGACTGAATGCCTTGAGTTGTCCAGCCAGTTAAATGTCGTTCTAAAGTTTTGAAACATGAATTGCATGAATTATGTGTTTTGTCAACAAGATTAGTCCCTTTCAAACCATAATAAACAGGTCTTCCAAGTGTCCTAGCTCCAGCCATACAACATAGAAGTAACCAATATTGCTTCTGCACAAGAGGGGCAAAAGCCTGGTACCGTACAAGCATTCCATTAAAAGCATATCCCTTCTCAAAGAGCAGAGAATGGCAAAATAGAATATAAAAGCATACCCCTTCTAGAAGCACAGTAATTATTCTCGACAACCCTCAAGCATCCATGTCTTACTGGAGCAGTATAAGCAACAATGATTCCTGCAGAACAATAATAAATTGCAGGTCAGAAAGCACACAACCATCACAATGATCTAGAACAAAATTGATCAAATCACATGTGTCTCCACTGCAAACTGCCATGTTAATCATTTGTCTCCACTCTCCACCATAGAATAACACTTTACGAATTTTAGTTCGTTTCTTAAAGTTGGCAATTCTTCGAATAATAGCATTGGTTGGATCAATTACTGAATAGACGGATCAAATTTTTACGAAAGCAGAATctacttgtatcaagaaaatgatcaCCAAATATCATCACAAGATCTAATTATATTCACATACTAATAATATCTGATATCAAAGCTGATCAGTAATCAAATTAATCCAACCAAacatttcaaaaactatatacaataaaataattttaaaaaatggttGCGATCTCTCACCTGCAAGAAGATAAACTACAGAAGCCCCGAAAAGAAAAGCCGAGGGGACAAACACCACCATCCAATAGTAGTCCACAGTCTCCTGATCCGTGAGATAAAACGCGCCAGGAAAAAGAT
It includes:
- the LOC113704098 gene encoding uncharacterized protein yields the protein MAMPYDYEDGHQQQSGPDSLSYDPSFVPDPVKSFVVHLYRHIREKNVYEIHQMYENSFQTLSERMFKDVPWPSVDAVAPFVDNDHVFCLLYREMWFRHLYARLSPTLKQRIDSWDNYCSLFQVVLHGVVNMQLPNQWLWDMVDEFVYQFQSFCQYRAKMKNKTEQEIALLKQFDQAWNVYGVLNFLQALVEKSMIIQILEQEKEGLEQFTATDGYDYNGGSNVLKVLGYFSMIGLLRVHCLLGDYHTGLKCLLPIDLSQQGVYTSVIGSHIATIYHYGFANLMLRRYVDAIREFNKILLYIYKTKQYHQKSPQYEQILKKNEQMYALLAISLSLCPQVKLVEETVNSQLREKYGEKMLRMQRFDDEAFALYDELFSYACPKFITPSAPSFEEPLVNYNQDAYRLQLKLFLYEVKQQQLLSGVRTFLKVYSTISMGKLATYLEVDEPTLRTILLTYKHKTHAVDSDGKISSNADVDFYVDDDMIHVIESKPAKRYGDYFLRQIVKLEGVMTDVDRVKLE
- the LOC113703049 gene encoding uncharacterized protein, which produces MALIGDALRQAFMPKYEYQSLREEDKAWHKLQRPLALFLLGLISVVILISTIISLNIVFPIDPLNRPFCNDLRIQPLPINVTSPAAVHGRSGGGGDSDLFPGAFYLTDQETVDYYWMVVFVPSAFLFGASVVYLLAGIIVAYTAPVRHGCLRVVENNYCASRRGGVRCLSILNLAFAIIFGLLALFLGSTLLTLGSRCSVPLFWCYETASWGLVILYGGTAFFLRRKAAAVLDESNFTGQNLGVEMLEAHPLEVTPEVERRVNEGFKAWMGPSLLSSDEEDEPDDYQEVPNLSRTNSARQRV